Within Ptiloglossa arizonensis isolate GNS036 chromosome 8, iyPtiAriz1_principal, whole genome shotgun sequence, the genomic segment CGCGTTCGAAGACGCAGAGTCACGAGCGCGGTCTGGTACCGCTGCACTTCGATCtcaattttctcgtaaacggACGCTCGTAGGAGAAAACTGTATTGTACCTTTTCAACGTGTTTTTTCGCGAAGAATTGCCCCCCGCGACGTTTTGTGGCAAAGGACTTGTCCcagagaggagagagaagaaaaaagcgcGTTTTACCGACGTTTCCCCGACCTTCGACTCCTTCGGCCCCATCCGCGTACATAAATCTCGCAGGAACTGCCGATGCGGAGAAGATGGAAACTGGATACACGGCGGAAACGCATGAGTCAGTGATGCCTCCGGAGAAAACGACATCGTTGTACGAGTTTACCGTGGAAGCGAGGTCTCTCTGCGTCGGGTGCGTTGACCCAGCTTACGGTAACCCAGGCCGAGTTGCACCTGCCTCGCACGGACTTACCGGGATAAAGGGTCGTGCGACCCGAATtacttccttctttttttcatccGTCGCGTTTTTCTTCCATGCAACACCGACCGTACACGCGACTTCGCTCCGACACCGATTCGGATGATTACCTTTCCGCGGCGACGAGATGGAAAATGCATGAACCTGTGAATCGATTATTACCTTTCAATCGTTAAGTTATTCGATCGGTCAGCGACCACAACGACTACAAGCGTATCATTATTCGAAGAGAAAAAACACCTGTcgctaatataattaatatgatTAATTGATACGACCgttctaatttcttttttaccgaCCAACGAGGATCGTTGTTTTGATAATAACCCAGAGATATCGTTGATTATTGTAATGTCGAGAATTatagtttcgaatattttagaaacattttcttttgcaaaaaATGACGTTCTGTCGTTTGCAAAGCTTATTCAGCAAATCCTTTCTTAGGCTTATTTTTATAGGTAAGAATCACGTGGTTTTATTACCTAGACTGCTTTGTATCGTAAGTTTCTAATCATCTCCGATCGAATCTAGAAATTCATATTTTACGTAACTGGGATTCTCGAGCTTGTGTCTCGATTGGTCCTTATAACGATTAAAATGTTATATCTGTCCAAAGTACCCAGTCCGGTGTTACTATTTAGTCTGTAACGATCTAATAAAAGCCTGGACTACACGTTGAAAGATTCGTCGGTCAACAGagagtttcattgtttcttcaaaTAGCGGAGTGCCATTTAATGGTCCCCGAGACTCGTCACATCCTCGCCCCGAGCTCTCCAATTGCACAAAGTGATCGTTGAAGCGCCGCCCACGTCTTAACTGCCTCGTCTACTCACCGTGATCGTATTAATCTGCAATTTGCATACCTCGTCCCATTCAGTTCCTATGCTTCCTCCGCGATCGTTGAACCACCTTCGATCATCGATCGGAAAATGTTCACAGATCGAAGGATTCGGGTGGGAGGAACAATTCGTTcttgaatatttcgaaactcTGCGTTATTCGAGTCAGTCGTTCAAAAGTATATACTCAACCGTGCACTTCCAGTAGTGTGAAGTTATTAGAAGACGATGATGTGTTCGTGATTCAAACACTGTATTCAATTTCTCGTTAATATTTGCCAAACATTATAAAGCGATAAAGGCATTCAAATGTCCAGATTATATTATGCGAGGATTTAAGTGCGTATCATTAGGTCTCCTTCAATTTGGGTCAGTCGCATGGCCACCCTGCAGCAGAAAGCACATTGCCTGCATTGAACGTATGTTGCATGAAATCATCCGGTCCATATTACGTCATATTAGCAATCCTATGCCAGTGATTCTCTAACACTGGAGACTCCGAAACAATGTAATTCGATCGTTCTCACGAAAAACCTTaaaaacaacaataataacagtattagtaataataataataataatacattttgcTTAACTCCCCAAAACACCTAAGAAATATTCCAAGAACTGTGAATCAGTTTCTCGGAAACAGCAACGGTGGAGACGACCGAGAGTTCAATTATCGAGGGGAAAATACGATCAGTTAGCGAGGTAACGCCTGTACTCTTGTTCTAAATCGTGTTGCGCGTTAATAATCGTCACcttctttgtaaaaaatgtataataaacatTATTCGATCTCACGATACACCCTACGGAGCCTTCCAAAAACTGTGAACAGGTTCGCGGAAACAGCGGCGGTGAAGACGACCGAGAGTTCAATtatcgagggagaaaatacgacCAGTTAGCGAGGTAATGCCCCTATTCCCATCGTAAACCGTCGCGACGTAATTCCTCGATCGTGGAGAGCATCGGAGCCGATTAGCACGGTACTGCCATAAATTCCCCACGATGACGAACGGTACAACGAGCCCTCGGAGAATGGTAGAATCGATCGTGAGGGATCTCGGGTGGTGGATCAGAAATAGAAGCGGAGCCGACGGACGCCGGCAGGTTCTCGTTCCGCGTTACCCGTACGTGAGGACGATTGAGGGGGAGCACGTGAGGTCTCCTCTTGACCTCACTTTCTAGAATCCTTTAAGTATATGGCGCCTTCGACTCTACGGCTCGTTTATCCATTATCGATGAACGAACGGCGCTTCCTTGACACACGACGTGTCTCTACTAACCGAGATACCGGGGCCCCGTACAGATTGTTCGTGACAGATGGTCCCGCTGTCAAACGGCCTACGGTGCCCCGCGACTCGTTAAAGTAGAACGTCTGCTTGATTCGTCTCACGGAAGTCGTGACACGTGAGGAGCAGTTTTTGCTCATGACCAGCCTCCTCACCGGCCAGACGCGGACGAAAATGGTGACCGTGGCTTCTTGCCATTGTCGCGGTTCTTACGATCCTCTTGGGTGTCCAACTTCTCAGGAGGGGGATGATCGTTACGGAATATAGATCGTACGTTTTTGGTAAGGGCCACAGTGTATTTCTGGAAATCGGATTTCTTCGCGTACGTCGATCCAGCCGAGAGACTCCCAAGGCATTGTCCTCGTAATGGTTCCAGTGTTCTTGAGGGTACCTCTAGCTTCCATAAAAGTTAATTCGGATCATTGAGAGTGGGGATTCCTTTGTCAGAATATGTATACCTACGGTATAGTTTTGTTGTTCACGGTCCAACCGTGTATGGTTTACCTCGTTTCTGGTTATCCTCGGGTCAGTAGTCTGGTGTATCTTCTAACATTCCCCAGCTTCCCTCGCGTTTTCTATCACACGAGACCAAGGTAAACAATCGACGAATCGCTTGCAGATCTGGCACAAATCCGTGCACTGGTGGAGTCGACGGGGATGCTAGGCGGCTCGACCTGTCCCTCCTGCGAGATGCCATTCGACAAAGGGAAGAAACGCAGGCTGATCGATTCCTGCGGCCACGAGCGTTGCTATTCCTGCCTGTTTCGCAGCGAGGCATGCCCGCTCTGTCTGCATGCCGACttcaacgacgacgacggcctGGAGGGACCCTTCAGGGACGGGTTCACCGGCTCCTCCGGACCCATGTCCATCCTCGCGCCCACGGATGGCTGGATCGATGAGTCATCGACGGTGAACTCTCTCTGCGGCAGCCCCAGACCGCGTACGAAAGTCACCACGAGAGCCAATCTTCCGTCACGAGTCATGCACGTaagcatcatcatcatcgtcgtcgtcgtcgagtaaCACTTTCCTGTTCTTGGTGGGGAACGAGGGGGAGAGGGGGTGGGGGATCACCCGACGGCTCTTCAACGgccctgtgtgtgtgtgtccctCTTCAGCACAACGGTAGGAGACGATGGAACTGTCTAGAGCGTTTGCGAACTATTGTTCGACGAGATCTTTGTCGTGCTGACAAGGGAACAACGCCGAGCGTTacgcaccgattacaatgaaatTTCGTAGGTGGGTGGAGAACTGAAGTACATATACCGAACCCACGTTCGGACATTTCGCGCGGACGATTCAATACCTTGGTTACGTATCTCGTAAACTTTTCAGTTTCatgttcttcggttctccgtttagcCACGAAGTCTCGGCGACGTCAATTCGTGTGATTCCCCCTTGTGAGGTTGTTGAAGGAACATTAATATTGAAAGGGGACCTGGATCAATGGTCGACACTTGACGATTGTTACTGAGCCTAGACGATTATGTCGCTCGAATTTTTTCCGATCACCGTGACCCGATACTATTTAAAAACGATTTGTAATCATCGATATTAGAGTTATCACTTGCAAACGTATAAATAATGTTTACAGTCTAGAGTTCCTGACACTAAATTGCTTACCATTCTTTGTACAGCAACGAGAGACGGACGAAAACATCTCTTCCATGGCGAAGGGTCTGAAGAACAAACCACCCGCGCTTCCAGAGTCCTCGGCGTCTCACGGACGACAGAAACTTCAAATGATGACGCAGAGTACGTAACAATTAACACACCCTCGCTGAACCGACTAACAGAGGGAGTCTACAATCTGGACGTAATTATAATCCAAGAGTCTTAGCTGGAAATtctcatttttcaaaaaaattcccAGCGTCAACGTTTAGAGTCAATTGTTTAGGAAAATTTCAATGGCTAATATTCTATTGAATTTTTACTCAAAATGCACTCGTCGTGATTGTAGACTACCCTTGTAAGGGAAGACTTGTTCTTTAACGCAAAATTAATATCACAGGTTGTCCTACCCCACCGAATCAAAGGAAAAGGTTCTTCTTGAATCCAAAAGTTCTAAGGAGCTCGTTCGTTACTCAAAGGTCATCCAGGCGAGGGGCGTCCTCCCCAGAGCCAGCTGCGAACGACAATCCCTCGGCACTGTCAGGTAAGATTCGTTTCACATTGGACGTAATAGAGCTCTAAAAATAGAGGATAGACTATACCATGGAGTCGGGGACCAGCTTCGATTTTATTAACCTTGAAACCTGCACGCACACGCAGTTTGGATGGCCTCGTCTTGGGAGGGAAAGTCAAGATGGCCGGGTGTAGTGCTGGGAAAAATCAAATCGTTGTGGAGCAACAGCCAAGGGACAGCCAACGATGGGCTGAACCAACTGATCAACTCGAGGAGCAAAGTTACAGGCAGGGAGACACATTAGAATCAAGTGTGCATTGCCGTGTTTAGAGTTGATCACAGGCTGCTTGATGGTTGAGGACGATCGAAAGATCCTTTGAAAACGACATCTCACTtttgtttcccagtttctttaaTCTCTATCACTGGCACCATTTTTTTCCCATCTTTTCTTCACACTTCTGGTAGAGCACTGAGTTTGAAGCATGCCTTATCAACAATCGCGTGTGGTGTGTTCGAAGCACGAATCTCCCATTCCAGAAAGGTATTCCTTCGTAAGAAACGTGACCAGATCTCCGACGTTACAGCATACATacgaaaacacaaatattccataTAATTTAGGTAAATGCTTGAGACGTTTCCCAAGGTAACTCACCTACCAATGGACCCCTGCATCGTGACAATATATGTTTCTGTGTCGAATGCATCCTCCGCGTACACCGAACTCTCTGCAGTATCACCAACGTAATTCTCTTTGCAGACGACGAAGGTGGCTGCGTGAAGCCTCTGTCCTCAAAGACGCGGAAGTCCTCGCAGTCTGATCTCTACATGAGGCTTGGACTCCTTCTGGGCAGCAATCACGCGCGAGCAAACAGCAACGTGGACACGACGGATCTGCCCTGTGTTCCAATTCGCTCTAGTGCTGGCGCGTGTCAATCTAGGGTGCCAATTCAAGGCCACGACAGTTCGGCAGCTTCGTTCAGCAGTCTGACCAGCTTCGAGACCCAAACCCTTGCCTCGACGAACACCAGTCCCGTCTCGACGTTGACTGGTACGTCGAGCGAGGCCGAAGCCGCAGCTGCGTTACGGTGTCCTATCAAACCCAAAACGAAAGTCAAAGGGAAAAACAAGTCCAGGGACTGTGACAGCGCCGGAAGCCTCGCCTCGATCTCCACGTCGGTGTCTGCCTCCACGTCCATGTCGATGTCCATGTCCGTGTCCGTCTCGGGTCTGTCCAATGGCAGCTCGAGCCCTCTGACCCCCAGAAGACATTCCGTCAACGCCTCGCAGCCTGGCCAAAGCGACGAACTCGGTCAGTTCAAGAACAGACGGTCCTGCGCCAGGAGATCGGCCAGAGCTGGGAACGTTAAGGGTGCTGTGGATGCAAAATGTAAGTTTCTTTCCTTGGATACCTCAAGCCGTGTAGTTTCGATAATTTCACTACTAtgatatagaattcatattaccAATGTGTCTACTCGTGTCGGTGAATCATTAAGATTACTCAGAAATAGTCTCAGTGATAAGATAtttattgcgaataattttcagTACCGCGTCTAACACGAGTTGTTCATCTTCTAGTGCGATTCATGCAGCATCACGCGACACAGCTGACTCTGAAACCACTGTTCTTCGAAGTACCTCTCCTGGAAACGGATCCCCTCTTCACAGGTCGCCAATGGTTGCTGCACGAGGTGGAATCCATGGTAAATGGCTCCAGTCCTGGGGTTCTGATATCCGgttcgcctggaaccggaaagACTGCGCTGGTTCTGCAACTGGTGGAGCACAGTTGCTTCGGACGAAGGAGAGAACAACTCCTCTCGTCGGAGATCAGCGAGGAACCCGATGAGAAAGAAAAGACTGGCTGCGCCTCGGCGTTGCACGCTGGCATCCGTAACACGAACGAAAAGGTACGTCAGTGTTTTGAGACTCACTTTTCTGTGAGTGGCTAACACGAGAAATGTTGATCTATAGGTTCGAGAGCTCGCGTCTCACGTCGTGGCATATCATTTCTGCCAAGCAGACAACAATAGTACCTGTCTGGTGCCCGAGCTGATTCACTCGTTGGCCGCCCAACTTTGTCAAGCTCCTCAGCTCATTTCCTACAGGGAGTACTTACTCTCCGAACCTCACATCCAGGGCTCCTTGTCGCAAAGAGAGTGCACCGTGGATCCTGACCTCGCACTTTTGAGAGGCATCATCGAGCCCCTGTCTACGCTGAAGAAGACTAACAGACTGCCTGATACTAACATGGTACGAATATCTCCTTTCCCAGAATTGAACTTAGCTTTGAGAAGTAACAGGAGAAGTTGGCTTTCATTTGACTACGATAAGTGCATCCCATAAGTAGAGTCCGATGATTATATCTATATATCTAACTATAGTCAGATGATTGGAATTGCCTTGAGGAACACACTGGTCTCTTGTCCTGTGAATGAAAGCAACCTCTTCCTTAGAAGAATCGTTTCTTGTTCTCTCAAAGTTGATTCACAGTTCTATGTTACCTAAGTAACCTTTACTCAGTTGAAGAAGGCAATATGCCCCTACGTTTCTAAACTCTTCTCGGTAACCGTCTGTATAAATTCATTGGCAATTCATATACCCTTTTCTGTTCAAACATCACCCGGATCAAACTCGTTATATTGAGTGTTGCGTTACTAGGTGATCCTAATTGATGCCGTCTGCGAAGCGGAATACCACAGACCAGACAGAGGCGACACGATAGCGTCCTTCCTCACGAGACACGCGCCCAATTTTCCTAACTGGCTGAAGATCATTTGTACAGTGCGAACGCAGCTTCTAGAGTGTGCAAAACAGCTACCTTACACGAGAGTCTCGTTGGACAAGACCTCGAACGATACTACCGGAAGCAACGTCACGAAGGATctgtccgattacatcgggtaCAGGCTGGCCCAGAGTCCGGCGATCCAGACAAACGTAACCGCGTCCGTAAACGGAAAGGCGGAATCGTCATGCAGCGCAAACCAGACACGATTCGCCTCGCATCTGCTCTCGTTGGCCAGAGGCAGCTTTCTCTTCGCGAAGCTGACGCTCGATCTTATCGAGAGTGGACACTTAGTAGCTAAATCTGCGAGCTACAAGGTAAGCACAATATTATCCGTCGATGAATCTCGCTTTCACAGAGATAGATAAAagaaataactaggaccgcgTTTCAGCTGAAAAAAATTTGGGTCAATGTTCTATTGCTGATTCAGGTCCTGCCGGTGTCCCTCGCGCAGATTTTTCAACTGCACTTCAATCTACGATTCCCTACTGCAACCTCCTTCGACAAGGTTCAACCTTTGCTGGGTGTCTGTCTGGCTGCCCTCTATCCTCTAACTCTCCCGGAGATCTTCTACTCCGTGAACTCCTTAAACACGGACCGCTTCGTTTCGTGGGAGGATTTTCTGCAGAGATTCAAAGTAAGTGGTCCCATTCGCCCACCGTTTTCTCACCTTTTCATAGCCTTCCACGAGCAACAATAGATCAAACCTTGATCACTCTAAttgttcgtttcattgttccctTTACCGCTGCCGACCAGTGGACCGCGTAAGTCTCGTTGTCTGCATGcgtcacgatcgaacgatcagcattacccgaaacgaatactcTCTTTCTCAACATGAATCCGCCCATTCGATGTACAAACGGGACCCGTATGTTGTTTATCAGATGCTCTCTGGATTTCTCGTGAAACGGCTGGACAACACGTACATGTTCTTCCATCCGTCGTTCAGGGAGTGGTTGATGAGAAGGGATGAGGGAGAATCGACTAAGTTCCTCTGCGATCTGAGGCTCGGTCACGCGGCCATCGCGTACAGGCTGTCCCGCCTTCAGGCACCGTTAGACGGCGATAAAGCGCTGGAACTGGGTCACCACATACTGAAGGCGCACGTCTACAGAGGCGTTGCCCCGTGTTGGCCTTCACGCGATTTACAGGTAACCACCTGTTCTCATTTACATAGTAGAAGGAACAACGTTTCAACGATACACACGATTATGAAacaccttctcaacctttcgtgCAGGCCATCTGGTTAGCGTCTTCAACGGAATGCGTCTCCTCCGCGTTGTGCACGCTTCGAAACATCTACAGCCCGAACGTCAAGGTCTCGAGGTTGCTTTTGCTGGCAGGAGCATCCCCAAACCACATCACCGAGTATCTAGGCAACGCCCCAGCCCTTTGTATGTACGCTCACGAGGGTTCCGTCGAGATGGTGTCGCTACTGTTGGAGTTTGGTGCCGACGTCGAGCTGACAAACAGCCAGGGTTGTACAGCACTGTCTTTGGCAGCTGCTCGTGGACACTGTGACGTAGTCAGAAGGTAAGGAAGacttgaaaataatgaaaaagtcAGGATCTGTAGAGTCGTTAGATTTAGAAACTAATGGGGAGGCTTGATACCAGGTTGGCTGCCGCTGGAGCATCATTGGGCCACACGGACATGGCTGGACAGTGTCCTCTGGTTCATGCCGCTAGGCACGGGAGATTATCAGTGGTTGGTTATCTCCTGGCATGCGATTGGGTCGTACCAACCGGTGAAAACGAGTCTGAAAACTCTCAGGATATAGGCCGAGAGGAAGCTGCTCAACAAGCTGTCGTGGCTGCCGCTGCTCAAGGCCACGAGTCTATCGTAGAATACTTGTTGGACATGGCAGAAGTGATCGTGGATCGTCCTGACACCCTTATAGGAGAAACTGCTTTGACGATCGCAGCTGCAAATGGTTCCACTGCTACTGTTTCTGCGTTATTAGCGCGTGGAGCCAGTCCAACATCCGTGAACGCAAAGGGGCTTTCTCCTCTGATGTTAGCTGCAAGAGAAGGACACTGGGGCACCGCTGAGAGACTCCTACAAGGTTTGTATATCCTCTGTCAAGTCACAAAGAATCTATATTTAATGACAGAAAAAAGGAACTACCTTTTATGATAACTCTACTTTTATGCCTATGTAGGAACCCTATCGAGTAGCACAGATACTATCTTGGACGATGTAGTATCACTTCTGGATCAACGAGACCCTGCTGGACGTACTGCATTAATGTTGGCAGCTTCCGAAGGTCACACGAACTTGATCGAGTTGTTCCTCGATAAAGGGTCTGTATTAGAGAGCAGGGACAAGGATGGACTCACTGCTCTTTGCTGGGCCTGCGTAAGGGGTAGATTAACTTCTGTACAGAATTTCATTGATCGCGGTGCGGAGGTTAATACCAGCGACAACACTGGCAGGACTCCTTTGGATTTAGCTGCGTTCCAGGTATATTAATTTTTCCCATATTAATACAGTAATCCTTCTCTAATAATACTCGCTATTTCGAACAAACTATATACCCAACGTTCTAATACCTTCAGAGATCTTGATATAGTGTTTCATTAATCTTGTTAAAGACCAAACAGTCGTTTAATCTGACGGTCAATATTTTCCCAGGGCAATCCGAAGCTCGTGCAGCTGTTGCTCGAGAAAGGAGCAGCGGTCGAGCACGTCGATCTACACGGAATGCGACCTTTGGATCGGGCAATCGGATGTCGTAACATACCAGTGGTGCAGTGTTTCCTGCGCCGAGGAGCGAAGTTGGGACCAGCTACTTGGGCGATGGCGGCCGGGAAACCTGACGTTTTGCTAATACTCTTGAACAAACTGCTCGAAGATGGGAACGTGTTGTACCGGAAGAACAGATTGAAGGAAGCGTCCCATCGATACGCCTACGCCCTTAGGAAATTCCCCGCATCGCCCGAAGAAGACTGCCAGGGACAGGAGCAGGGTCACGTGATGCTGCAACTGCAGACGTTTGCGCAACTCCGGCTGAATTTCTTGCTCAATCTCAGTCGATGCAAGCGCAAGATGAATGTGAGTGGTCGTTCGTTCAACTCTGCACTTCCTTTAGTAAATAAATGTACAAGCTGATTCAAATatgataataaaaaattttccaagttgtaTAGCTGAAAACTAACAAATTCTGAATGTGAAACTACAAACTAATCTTTTCTAAGATTTAGTTACTTTTGGTTGCGAGAGGAATTAGGGTCTAAGATAAGAAGGATTTAAGTACCTATGATAGGTATTGATAAACTTATATTGAATGCTCCTATACAATCATTCGTACTATACTCTACTACAATAGCTGTACTGGAATTGCAAGAATGCATACAAAAAATGTAGACTACTTTGGATGCCTACTCTAAAGTAGTGCTATAACATAAAGTATCTATATCTTATAAATGCAACATGCCCTCCATTAATCAGAATTTTTTCTTAGTTCTTAGAGTGCTTTAGCTTTTAACTGCATTTATCTGTCATCAAATCTCATTAGTAAAAGCTTCTAAAGTATAAATCATGTGCTCTTAGGAAGTGATTCcaacattttctaaatattgcaACTGCTATCTGTACTGTAGAATGTCAGTGTTCATGCTGAGATTGCTTTCCAAAAGATACAATTTGCAACCTGTAATTACCAGTACAGAAAACCTATAACACCAAAAGTTTTGAACCAGACCTATTCAATTACCTCTACCGCTTCTTTTTGCAGGAATGTGCGGAAGCAATCGAGCTCGCTGACGAGGCTCTGAAAGTTCGCCCGGTGTCGTACGAAGCTTTCTACGCAAGGGCGAAAGCGCGCGTCGACTCAGGATTGTTCGAAGATGCTCTGTCCGACGTCTACGAGGCTCTTCAGATGGCACCACCGCAAAATCGACAAGATCGACGCGTTCTCATCGCCCTGAGGGAAGAAATAGTCTCTCGATTGGATGGCGTTGGGACCAGCAAGGGATGCGGTGACTCCACAAACAGATCCCGGCTTCGAGCGTCGGTTGACACTCTCACCGAGTTGTAACGTTACTATTTCTCTCGTAAAAGACTCAAACTTTTTTAAGACGACCCCTCTTCTGTTAGGGGAACTTTGGTTAGAACGATCTTCAAACGTTCCCAACGAGCTTCGTTTATTGCTCGCGTATTTAAGTGACGATATCGACTCTAATCGAACTTACGATCCCTGGaaattttctttatcgtttccagTTCGTTTTAGACGTTAGGTGACCTTACAACAAATTCAAGTTGTTCTCTGGGCAACGTTCAAAGCCAATTCTGAACGACGCAGAGAGTCCTGATAAAGTGTATTCTATGACTTGTTACgcaaactatgcgtacttgaaGAAATTCCTTTCCTTGCATATTCTGTAACACAAAGCAAGGTCTCTACGTCCTTTATTTTGTATGCAATTGTATTGCATGACCGTATAAGGTTTTTGTACGATGTTCAGAgtttaatatatatacatttttctatatatatatatatatagtatacatatatataaatatttgtattatattacgCGTATATGACAATTGGTTTCTAGTGTCGTTGTAATTTAATGAAAGTTATTtaattctgtttctttctcactctttctctcagtattttttttaacgtgaaCCGCCGTGTGCACGAACGTACGTATATGTAAagatataaagaaaaaaaaaaacaaacagaacGCACGACGGTGTCGTTCGTCGAAGTGAAACGTCGATATATTCCACTGTTAGAAAATCGAACCGATAGAAGAGAACGCTGCACGCGACGATCTCGCTGATCATATTTATAATGCATTCGCTTGCCACGCATTTAATACACCTAATCCTCTGTAACCTGTCCGATCGCGGTAAGCGTCACGATTCGATTGTCGATGATGCCGACGCGTAtccgatttattttattatgatAAGAGGGCCTGCAGCGAACTTGCATAGGCTTTTTGGTTACAACTACGATGTTGTTTGTCTCTGCCTTGGAGCACAGATGTCCGAAATAAACGAACTTTTTATTGAAAAACGGTCGTCTTGGTTATTTTTACCTTTATCTCTCAATTTCCTTCTTTCCTTGCGATTTATAATGTTCAATGTTACTTTTACCTATACACAGTGACAGTTCTTCCTTTGACAGGCGAAGACCATGTGCCTACAAGCTTACAGAAGAAAGTAATGGCGGACTGTTCTTTAGGCGCGAAAATTGTTTTGCATCTTAATTGATTAATTCGAATTTCAATCTGACTTAACTTCGTTTTGTTTGAATTTATCTTTTTCCTTTACAGAGTAATTCAATGTTACGTTTAAGAGAAATAAACTCTTTTAAACTGtgcaaacgaataattaaatgaTGATTATTGCATTCACTTTGTGGACTTCATGTAAATAAAATCACATGATCACAAGAGAATCTCATTGATTCTCTGCGTTCTGGGCAATCGTAGATTAGATGCACGAAAAGTCAAAACACAACGAAATTCGACATATGATTAAAAAAACGATAACAGAGCTTTTAAAATGCAacttataataattttcttataattCTATTTCATAACCACTCCTATAGTTTTTCTCGATATTAATTCGTCGGTGAAAACACGATACATCCCTGATTAGAGCGTCGTGTCGATATAATGGACCAATCAAATTACTCACTTGGAAAGCTTTGTTTATATATCTAATTCATTGTCTGATAAAACGTGCTACAATAAAGAATAAGAATCGCATCGAGA encodes:
- the Rols gene encoding zinc-RING finger and ankyrin repeat domain-containing protein rolling pebbles isoform X1, which encodes MRARDSVVYTPVSLGPDTDDEETLVNAEVYNNDLAQIRALVESTGMLGGSTCPSCEMPFDKGKKRRLIDSCGHERCYSCLFRSEACPLCLHADFNDDDGLEGPFRDGFTGSSGPMSILAPTDGWIDESSTVNSLCGSPRPRTKVTTRANLPSRVMHQRETDENISSMAKGLKNKPPALPESSASHGRQKLQMMTQSCPTPPNQRKRFFLNPKVLRSSFVTQRSSRRGASSPEPAANDNPSALSVWMASSWEGKSRWPGVVLGKIKSLWSNSQGTANDGLNQLINSRSKVTDDEGGCVKPLSSKTRKSSQSDLYMRLGLLLGSNHARANSNVDTTDLPCVPIRSSAGACQSRVPIQGHDSSAASFSSLTSFETQTLASTNTSPVSTLTGTSSEAEAAAALRCPIKPKTKVKGKNKSRDCDSAGSLASISTSVSASTSMSMSMSVSVSGLSNGSSSPLTPRRHSVNASQPGQSDELGQFKNRRSCARRSARAGNVKGAVDAKLRFMQHHATQLTLKPLFFEVPLLETDPLFTGRQWLLHEVESMVNGSSPGVLISGSPGTGKTALVLQLVEHSCFGRRREQLLSSEISEEPDEKEKTGCASALHAGIRNTNEKVRELASHVVAYHFCQADNNSTCLVPELIHSLAAQLCQAPQLISYREYLLSEPHIQGSLSQRECTVDPDLALLRGIIEPLSTLKKTNRLPDTNMVILIDAVCEAEYHRPDRGDTIASFLTRHAPNFPNWLKIICTVRTQLLECAKQLPYTRVSLDKTSNDTTGSNVTKDLSDYIGYRLAQSPAIQTNVTASVNGKAESSCSANQTRFASHLLSLARGSFLFAKLTLDLIESGHLVAKSASYKVLPVSLAQIFQLHFNLRFPTATSFDKVQPLLGVCLAALYPLTLPEIFYSVNSLNTDRFVSWEDFLQRFKMLSGFLVKRLDNTYMFFHPSFREWLMRRDEGESTKFLCDLRLGHAAIAYRLSRLQAPLDGDKALELGHHILKAHVYRGVAPCWPSRDLQAIWLASSTECVSSALCTLRNIYSPNVKVSRLLLLAGASPNHITEYLGNAPALCMYAHEGSVEMVSLLLEFGADVELTNSQGCTALSLAAARGHCDVVRRLAAAGASLGHTDMAGQCPLVHAARHGRLSVVGYLLACDWVVPTGENESENSQDIGREEAAQQAVVAAAAQGHESIVEYLLDMAEVIVDRPDTLIGETALTIAAANGSTATVSALLARGASPTSVNAKGLSPLMLAAREGHWGTAERLLQGTLSSSTDTILDDVVSLLDQRDPAGRTALMLAASEGHTNLIELFLDKGSVLESRDKDGLTALCWACVRGRLTSVQNFIDRGAEVNTSDNTGRTPLDLAAFQGNPKLVQLLLEKGAAVEHVDLHGMRPLDRAIGCRNIPVVQCFLRRGAKLGPATWAMAAGKPDVLLILLNKLLEDGNVLYRKNRLKEASHRYAYALRKFPASPEEDCQGQEQGHVMLQLQTFAQLRLNFLLNLSRCKRKMNECAEAIELADEALKVRPVSYEAFYARAKARVDSGLFEDALSDVYEALQMAPPQNRQDRRVLIALREEIVSRLDGVGTSKGCGDSTNRSRLRASVDTLTEL